The following are encoded together in the Bacillus cereus group sp. RP43 genome:
- the ppsA gene encoding phosphoenolpyruvate synthase — protein sequence MSSFVLDFQEVEKTQLTLVGGKGLNLGELSNIQGIQVPEGFCVTTVGYEKAIEQNEEFQTLLQQLTKLKIEERAQVGEISRKIREIIMAVEIPSDVVESVAHYLSRFGNKHAYAVRSSATAEDLPHASFAGQQDTYLNIIGKEAILQHVRKCWASLFTDRAVIYRMQNDFEHSQVSICVVVQKMVFPQASGILFTADPITSNRKVVSIDASFGLGEALVAGLVSADNYKVKEEKIAGKMVATKKLAIYALKEGGTETTQIALNQQNIQTLTEQQILQLAQLGRHIEAYFGCPQDIEWCLVDDAFYIVQSRPITTLYPIPEVNDQENHVYVSVGHQQMMTDPLKPLGMSLFQLTSFGPRFQAGGRLFVDVAQRLASPASRALLLNTIGDSEPLIKDALTTVIERDDFIKLLPDDEKEKSLGKSMPPASSQPQIENDPAIVMDLIKNSQASIEELKQNIQTKSGLDVLDFILEDIKQLKKILFHPQSMAVLMAGMNASSWINEKMEQWLGEKNVADTLSQSVQNNITSEMGLALLDVADVMRPYPEVITYLQHIEEDSFLDELVKFEGGDKARDAIYAFLNKYGMRCSGEIDITKTRWSEKPTTIIPMILNNIRDFEIGAGKRKFEAGLQEALKKEEELLERLQHLPDGKQKIEETKRMISNIRNFIGYREYPKYGMINRYFIYKQAILKETEQLLQNNVIHEIEDIYYLTFEELHEVVRTNKLDSEVINKRKNEYKLYEKLTPPRVMTSDGEIITGKYKRENLPAEAIVGLPVSSGVIEGRARVILNMEDANLEDGDILVTAFTDPGWTPLFVSIKGLVTEVGGLMTHGAVIAREYGLPAVVGVENATKIINDGQRIRVHGTEGYIEIL from the coding sequence ATGAGTTCTTTTGTTCTCGATTTTCAGGAAGTAGAAAAAACGCAGCTTACGCTTGTTGGTGGAAAAGGATTGAATTTAGGGGAATTATCAAATATTCAAGGGATACAAGTGCCAGAAGGATTTTGTGTTACAACGGTAGGGTATGAAAAGGCCATCGAACAAAATGAAGAGTTTCAAACTTTGTTGCAGCAGCTAACAAAGTTGAAAATTGAAGAGCGAGCTCAAGTTGGTGAAATTAGCAGGAAGATTAGAGAAATCATTATGGCAGTAGAAATTCCTTCTGATGTAGTGGAATCAGTAGCTCATTATCTCTCTCGCTTTGGAAATAAACATGCGTATGCAGTGCGTTCTAGCGCTACTGCTGAAGATTTACCACATGCATCGTTTGCAGGTCAACAAGATACGTATTTAAATATCATCGGAAAAGAAGCAATTTTGCAACATGTAAGAAAGTGCTGGGCTTCTTTATTTACAGATCGAGCAGTCATTTACCGAATGCAAAATGATTTTGAACATAGCCAAGTTTCTATATGTGTTGTCGTTCAAAAAATGGTTTTCCCGCAAGCTTCGGGAATTTTATTTACTGCTGACCCAATTACTTCTAATCGGAAGGTGGTATCAATCGATGCTAGCTTTGGACTTGGCGAGGCTTTAGTAGCAGGCTTAGTATCTGCTGATAACTATAAAGTGAAGGAAGAAAAAATCGCCGGAAAGATGGTCGCAACTAAAAAATTGGCTATCTATGCCTTAAAAGAGGGCGGAACAGAGACAACACAAATTGCCCTGAATCAACAAAATATTCAAACACTTACAGAGCAACAAATTTTACAACTAGCACAGCTCGGAAGGCATATCGAAGCTTATTTTGGTTGTCCGCAAGATATTGAATGGTGTTTAGTTGATGATGCATTTTATATTGTTCAAAGTCGCCCAATCACGACTTTATATCCAATTCCAGAAGTAAATGATCAGGAAAATCATGTGTATGTATCGGTTGGTCACCAACAAATGATGACTGATCCTTTGAAGCCATTAGGAATGTCTTTATTCCAGTTAACATCCTTTGGACCAAGGTTTCAAGCTGGAGGAAGGCTGTTTGTTGATGTTGCACAAAGATTGGCTTCGCCTGCTAGTAGAGCACTTTTATTAAATACAATAGGGGACTCGGAGCCGCTTATTAAAGATGCATTAACGACTGTAATAGAGCGAGATGATTTTATCAAATTGTTACCGGATGATGAAAAAGAAAAGAGTCTTGGTAAAAGTATGCCACCTGCAAGTTCGCAACCACAAATCGAAAACGATCCGGCAATCGTTATGGATTTAATAAAGAATAGTCAAGCATCGATCGAAGAGTTAAAACAAAACATTCAAACGAAATCAGGGCTGGATGTACTTGATTTTATTTTGGAAGATATTAAGCAATTAAAGAAAATATTATTTCACCCGCAAAGTATGGCTGTCCTTATGGCAGGTATGAATGCTTCATCATGGATTAATGAAAAGATGGAGCAATGGCTAGGTGAAAAAAACGTAGCAGACACACTTTCACAATCTGTACAAAACAATATTACGTCAGAAATGGGGCTAGCATTATTGGATGTTGCAGATGTGATGCGGCCATATCCAGAAGTTATTACGTATTTACAGCATATAGAAGAGGATAGCTTTTTAGATGAGCTAGTTAAGTTTGAAGGCGGGGATAAAGCACGAGATGCAATCTATGCTTTTCTGAATAAATACGGAATGAGATGCAGCGGAGAAATCGATATTACGAAAACGCGCTGGAGTGAAAAGCCAACTACAATTATTCCGATGATTTTAAATAACATAAGAGATTTTGAAATTGGTGCTGGTAAAAGGAAATTTGAAGCAGGGCTGCAGGAAGCTTTGAAAAAAGAAGAAGAGTTATTAGAGCGATTGCAGCACTTGCCGGATGGTAAACAAAAAATAGAAGAGACGAAGCGAATGATTAGTAACATCCGGAATTTTATCGGTTATCGTGAATATCCAAAATACGGCATGATTAATCGCTATTTCATATATAAGCAGGCAATATTGAAAGAAACCGAGCAACTCTTGCAAAATAACGTTATTCATGAAATAGAAGATATATACTATCTAACTTTTGAAGAACTTCACGAAGTTGTCCGTACGAATAAACTGGATTCCGAGGTTATTAATAAACGGAAAAATGAGTACAAATTATATGAAAAACTAACACCTCCGCGTGTTATGACGTCTGATGGAGAAATCATTACAGGTAAGTACAAACGAGAAAACCTCCCGGCCGAAGCGATAGTAGGTCTGCCTGTTTCTTCTGGAGTGATTGAGGGGAGAGCGCGCGTTATTTTAAACATGGAAGATGCGAATTTAGAAGATGGAGATATATTAGTTACTGCCTTTACTGATCCTGGATGGACACCATTATTTGTGTCTATAAAAGGATTAGTTACCGAAGTTGGCGGACTCATGACACATGGAGCAGTTATTGCACGTGAATATGGATTACCAGCAGTTGTCGGGGTAGAGAATGCGACGAAAATAATAAACGACGGTCAACGAATTCGGGTACATGGAACGGAAGGGTATATCGAAATACTGTAG
- a CDS encoding immune inhibitor A domain-containing protein → MKKKPFKVLSTLAATAVLSCTFGFGSQSVYAATPSNVGALSPIDENLIPEERLADALKKRGVISEATSKEDTLKAVEKYVEKKKGENAGKEPVAGDSVTREASDFLKKVKDAKADEKEKANQPVSGPVAGQEPVKGGLNGKVPTTSAKQKQYNGDVRKDKVLVLLVEFADFKHNNIDQVPGYMYSNDFNPEHYQKMLFGDEPFTLFDGSKVPTFKQYYEEQSGGSYTVDGTVTKWLTVPGTAADYGADAGDGGHDNKGPKGPRDFVKEALNAAVESGIDLSEFDQYDQYDNNGDGNKNESDGLIDHLMVIHAGVGQDGGGGRLGDDAIWSHRWNLGTPYPIEGTKAKVDNWGGKMAAYDYTIEPEDGAVGVFAHEFGHDLGLPDEYDTKYSGAGEPINSWSVMSGGSWAGKIAGSTPPSFSPQNKEFFQKNMGGNWANIVEIDYDKLNRGIGLATYLDQSVTKSNRPGLIRVNLPDKDVKGIQPAFGKKYYYSTKGDNLHTTIETPVFDLTNATMAKFDYKSLYEIETDYDFLEVHAVTEDDKKTLVDRIGEKNVKNGLDTTDGKWVDKSYDLSQFKGQKVKLVFEYITDGGLAPNGFTLDNATLTVDGNVVFSDDAEGEAKLKLNGFVTANGFDKKKHNYYLEWRNYAGADQALKYSGGVPYNTGLVVWYADSSFTDNWVGIHPGEGFLGVVDSHPEAIIGTLNGKPTVKGSTRYQIADAAFSFNQAPAWKVVSPTRGTYDYKGLPGVTKFDDSKLYMNDLIPDAGRKVPKLGLKFEVVGQANDNSAGAVRLYR, encoded by the coding sequence ATGAAGAAAAAGCCTTTTAAAGTGCTGTCTACGCTTGCGGCGACAGCTGTGCTTAGTTGCACATTTGGATTTGGTAGTCAATCTGTTTATGCAGCAACGCCGTCTAATGTAGGAGCTTTAAGTCCAATTGATGAAAATTTAATTCCAGAGGAGCGTTTAGCAGATGCGCTCAAGAAACGCGGTGTAATTAGTGAAGCTACGTCGAAAGAAGACACATTAAAAGCTGTTGAAAAATACGTAGAGAAGAAAAAAGGCGAAAATGCTGGAAAAGAACCAGTAGCGGGGGACAGTGTTACGAGAGAAGCTTCTGATTTTTTGAAAAAGGTTAAAGATGCAAAAGCAGATGAGAAAGAAAAAGCAAATCAACCTGTTAGTGGCCCGGTAGCTGGACAAGAGCCGGTTAAAGGGGGATTAAACGGAAAAGTACCAACTACTTCAGCGAAGCAAAAACAATATAACGGTGATGTTCGTAAAGATAAAGTTCTTGTATTGCTAGTAGAGTTTGCTGACTTTAAGCATAACAATATTGATCAAGTACCAGGTTATATGTATTCAAATGATTTTAATCCAGAACATTATCAAAAAATGTTATTTGGTGATGAGCCGTTTACACTCTTTGATGGTTCAAAAGTCCCAACATTTAAACAATATTATGAAGAGCAATCTGGTGGTAGTTATACAGTCGATGGGACAGTAACAAAGTGGTTGACAGTTCCTGGTACAGCAGCGGATTATGGTGCAGATGCAGGAGATGGCGGTCATGATAATAAAGGACCAAAAGGACCTCGCGATTTTGTAAAAGAGGCATTAAATGCAGCTGTAGAAAGTGGTATTGATTTATCTGAATTTGACCAATACGATCAATATGACAATAATGGTGATGGCAATAAAAACGAATCAGATGGTCTTATTGATCACTTAATGGTCATTCACGCTGGAGTTGGGCAAGATGGAGGCGGTGGTAGACTAGGTGATGACGCAATTTGGTCACATCGCTGGAACCTTGGAACACCATATCCAATTGAAGGAACAAAAGCAAAGGTTGATAACTGGGGCGGTAAAATGGCAGCATACGATTACACAATTGAGCCAGAAGACGGAGCAGTTGGTGTATTCGCGCATGAATTTGGTCATGATTTAGGTCTTCCAGATGAGTATGATACGAAGTATTCAGGAGCAGGTGAGCCAATTAACTCTTGGTCTGTGATGAGCGGCGGCAGCTGGGCTGGTAAAATTGCAGGTTCAACGCCACCGAGTTTCTCTCCGCAAAATAAAGAGTTCTTTCAAAAGAACATGGGTGGAAACTGGGCAAATATTGTAGAAATCGACTATGATAAATTAAATCGCGGTATCGGTCTTGCGACGTACTTAGATCAAAGTGTAACGAAATCAAATCGCCCTGGTCTGATTCGCGTTAACTTACCAGATAAAGATGTAAAAGGTATTCAGCCTGCATTCGGTAAGAAATATTACTATAGTACAAAAGGCGATAATCTTCATACAACAATAGAAACGCCAGTGTTTGATTTAACAAATGCAACAATGGCGAAGTTTGATTACAAATCATTGTATGAAATTGAAACAGATTATGATTTCCTTGAAGTACATGCAGTGACAGAGGATGATAAGAAAACGTTAGTGGATCGAATTGGCGAAAAGAATGTGAAAAATGGTCTAGACACAACGGATGGTAAATGGGTAGATAAGTCATATGATTTAAGCCAATTTAAAGGACAAAAAGTAAAACTAGTATTCGAATACATTACAGATGGTGGTTTAGCACCGAACGGTTTTACTCTTGATAACGCTACATTAACTGTAGATGGAAATGTTGTGTTCTCTGATGATGCAGAAGGCGAAGCGAAATTAAAATTAAATGGTTTCGTTACAGCAAACGGTTTTGATAAGAAGAAACATAACTATTATTTAGAGTGGAGAAACTACGCTGGTGCTGATCAAGCGTTAAAATATAGCGGTGGTGTACCGTATAATACAGGTCTTGTTGTATGGTATGCAGACTCTAGCTTTACAGATAATTGGGTTGGTATTCATCCAGGCGAAGGTTTCTTAGGGGTTGTTGACTCTCATCCAGAGGCAATTATTGGAACGCTAAACGGCAAACCAACTGTTAAAGGTAGTACACGATACCAAATCGCAGATGCTGCGTTCTCCTTTAACCAAGCGCCAGCATGGAAAGTTGTATCTCCAACACGCGGAACATATGATTACAAAGGGTTACCAGGTGTAACGAAGTTTGATGATTCTAAATTGTATATGAACGATTTAATCCCAGATGCAGGACGTAAAGTACCGAAGCTTGGATTGAAATTTGAAGTAGTTGGACAAGCAAATGATAATTCTGCAGGAGCAGTTCGTTTATATCGTTAA
- a CDS encoding TetR/AcrR family transcriptional regulator: MRDSNLDLRVIRTKTAIRNALVELIEEKGFDAITVKDITTKANINRGTFYAHYQDKFDLMTKCQEEIMYEFSSIAKQKFPEVIADLGSNPSPTTPFVLITSILEFLNENSDFMKAVLSTKGDLSFQTKLKDFMWKTLFEDTNGALINKENLLVPSQYLASYMASAHIGVIQQWLNNGQKETPEEIARILSTIAVHGPFYAAGLKK; the protein is encoded by the coding sequence TTGCGCGATAGTAATTTAGATTTACGTGTTATTCGTACGAAAACTGCCATACGAAATGCATTGGTTGAGTTAATTGAGGAAAAAGGTTTTGACGCCATTACAGTGAAAGATATTACAACGAAAGCAAACATAAATCGCGGTACTTTCTATGCGCACTATCAAGATAAATTCGATTTAATGACGAAATGCCAAGAAGAAATTATGTATGAGTTTTCTAGCATCGCCAAACAGAAATTTCCGGAAGTTATTGCTGACCTTGGATCAAATCCTTCTCCAACAACGCCGTTTGTACTTATCACTTCTATCCTTGAATTTCTAAATGAAAATAGTGATTTTATGAAAGCTGTACTAAGCACAAAAGGAGATTTATCTTTCCAAACAAAATTGAAAGACTTTATGTGGAAAACGCTATTTGAAGATACGAATGGTGCTCTCATTAATAAGGAGAATTTACTTGTTCCAAGCCAATACTTAGCTTCTTATATGGCATCTGCTCATATAGGTGTTATTCAACAATGGTTAAATAATGGACAAAAAGAAACACCGGAGGAAATTGCTCGTATTTTATCAACAATCGCAGTTCATGGTCCTTTCTATGCAGCTGGTTTAAAGAAATAA
- a CDS encoding DUF3533 domain-containing protein: MLKNKLLFLSPIIALLVVFIFSLTLFPSVQPKPKNLPIAIVNEDQGVEIPNQAKMNMGQTIVDMIKKTSKTDEEPAVKWVEVKNKESVQKGLNNQEYYAALVIPKDFSTKQASLRTTQPSSPEVEIYINQGMNTAASTMAGQMLNGVVDNMNNNIRTQLLEGFKAKGTTLTTDQVSKLVTPITKKVTNVNEIGKNSANGNSPISLFQPLWIASLASAAIIFIAISRMPVGTRKENFVLKLKQIITGAIAALVIGFGLTWIADGMVGLNISNFTDTALFLSITSFSFLLMISAVLSLVGLKGIGLFALLLFFGAPLLALAPEMMSPFYQDWIYSWLPMRFMIEGLREIFFFGKGLAWNTPITVLVWIGVVSMVIILGTALKRSVVKEHKTEVNA, from the coding sequence ATGTTAAAAAACAAGCTCTTATTTTTATCACCAATTATTGCACTACTTGTTGTTTTTATTTTTTCATTAACATTATTTCCAAGCGTTCAACCTAAGCCGAAAAACTTGCCAATTGCAATTGTGAATGAGGATCAAGGAGTAGAAATTCCGAATCAAGCCAAAATGAATATGGGACAAACAATTGTTGATATGATCAAAAAAACATCAAAAACAGATGAAGAACCTGCGGTAAAATGGGTAGAAGTAAAAAATAAGGAATCTGTTCAAAAAGGTTTAAATAATCAAGAGTATTACGCAGCGTTAGTCATTCCGAAAGACTTTAGTACAAAACAAGCATCATTACGAACAACACAGCCATCTTCACCAGAGGTAGAAATATATATAAATCAAGGAATGAATACGGCAGCTTCAACTATGGCAGGGCAAATGTTAAATGGAGTAGTTGATAATATGAACAATAATATTCGTACTCAGTTATTAGAAGGATTTAAAGCAAAAGGGACTACTTTAACAACGGACCAAGTTTCGAAATTGGTAACACCTATTACAAAGAAAGTGACAAATGTAAATGAAATCGGCAAAAATAGTGCGAACGGTAACTCGCCAATTTCTTTATTCCAACCGTTATGGATTGCAAGTTTAGCTAGTGCAGCGATTATCTTTATTGCGATTAGTAGAATGCCAGTAGGTACAAGAAAAGAAAACTTTGTATTAAAACTAAAACAGATAATAACAGGAGCTATCGCGGCGCTTGTAATTGGATTCGGTCTTACATGGATCGCAGATGGAATGGTAGGGTTAAATATTTCGAATTTCACGGATACGGCTTTGTTCTTATCCATTACTTCTTTTAGTTTCTTGTTAATGATTTCTGCGGTGCTTTCATTAGTTGGTTTAAAGGGAATCGGGTTATTTGCACTGTTACTTTTCTTTGGTGCACCGCTATTGGCGCTAGCACCTGAAATGATGTCTCCATTTTATCAAGACTGGATTTACTCCTGGTTACCGATGCGATTCATGATAGAAGGTCTAAGAGAAATCTTCTTCTTCGGAAAAGGATTAGCTTGGAATACTCCTATTACTGTACTCGTTTGGATTGGTGTAGTAAGCATGGTTATCATACTTGGAACAGCTTTAAAACGTAGCGTAGTAAAGGAACATAAAACTGAAGTAAATGCTTGA
- a CDS encoding phosphotransferase, whose protein sequence is MNHITADLVKKLIQEQFPKWAHLEVKPVKLSGNDNRTFHLGDEMSVRLPSDVAYVPQVEKENTWLPILSKGLSLQISAPIAKGNPTKEYPWPWSINKWIEGETVTKENIRDLDEFAADLGAFLIDLQSIDASNGPIAGEHNFYRGGLISVYDEEARGAIENNKDVFDETVLKHLWDVALRSTWDHKPVWVHGDVAPGNLLVKDGKLCAVIDFGILGVGDPACDAAMAWTFFDKNSRNIFKEVLRIDEETWNRARGWALWKALITYDANRDSKEKVAEESYRVIQLIADDYGV, encoded by the coding sequence ATGAATCATATTACTGCTGATTTAGTTAAAAAGTTAATACAAGAGCAATTTCCTAAATGGGCACATTTAGAAGTGAAACCTGTAAAGCTTAGCGGGAACGATAATAGAACATTTCATTTAGGGGACGAGATGAGTGTTAGGTTGCCAAGTGATGTAGCATATGTACCGCAAGTAGAGAAAGAAAATACTTGGTTACCTATATTAAGTAAGGGACTTTCTTTACAAATTTCTGCACCAATTGCGAAAGGGAATCCGACTAAAGAATATCCGTGGCCTTGGTCTATTAATAAGTGGATCGAGGGAGAGACGGTGACGAAAGAAAATATTCGTGATTTAGATGAATTCGCAGCAGACTTAGGAGCATTTTTAATAGATTTACAATCAATTGATGCGAGTAACGGACCAATAGCTGGAGAACATAATTTTTACCGAGGCGGGCTTATATCTGTATACGATGAAGAAGCGAGAGGGGCTATCGAAAATAATAAGGATGTTTTTGATGAAACAGTATTAAAGCATCTTTGGGATGTAGCACTTCGTTCAACATGGGACCACAAACCAGTTTGGGTTCATGGAGATGTTGCGCCAGGAAACTTACTCGTTAAGGATGGAAAACTTTGTGCCGTAATTGATTTTGGTATTTTAGGAGTAGGAGATCCGGCTTGTGATGCAGCGATGGCATGGACATTTTTTGATAAAAATAGTAGAAACATATTTAAAGAAGTATTGCGCATAGATGAAGAAACGTGGAATAGAGCGAGAGGGTGGGCGCTTTGGAAGGCGTTAATTACATATGATGCGAATAGGGATAGTAAAGAAAAAGTAGCCGAAGAATCGTATCGTGTAATTCAACTAATTGCTGATGATTATGGGGTGTAA
- a CDS encoding S-layer homology domain-containing protein — translation MKTIKITMASTLLLGALIAPSSSLAVSETVTPKSNAQPEIHEDDNYYQFPDVIGWAKPSVDYLVKKKVLSGLPDGTFGPNLEIDRASAAIIMAKILNLQIDASAKPSFKDSQDHWATPYIAAVEKAGIIKGVGNGNFNPSGKLTRAAMASMLAHSYNLDKKSTELLPTVFQDLKGHWSEKSANLLVALRISAGYGGSHWYPDNTITRAEAASLVARTDQSKDKEIKLKQVTMKQNYFIYPESSLHSSILAEYAPQTVTVFDEFENGWIKIATDHGLKWTPLQEKQVYIDINFVTFDRPSRTGYVVGKYPPQTVTVVEENSIWLKIRTSEGLQWMNPYLKEGEGKELTYIPRTFFAYDSPNFSSKVSGKYAPQGGIEELAKTDDGWVQIRTDKGPKWVNMSYLLRPKLLLNVPAINQLPELQKGSTVVSLQMLLEYYTGRSLHKVDFANQMPFDTTRRKTDGNGKVTVWGDPDIGFVGDVSGKSYGYSINPAPLKQLLDKHARGTDLTGQDFSVLESYVRNGKPVVAWVGNKITAPQLEHTWQTPQGKTVNGYRNAHTIIITGVDDRNIYYNDPLDGKKDQPMVKSRFEHSYNQMGKKALSID, via the coding sequence TTGAAAACAATAAAAATAACTATGGCAAGCACACTGCTACTTGGCGCTCTCATCGCTCCATCTAGTTCTTTAGCTGTGAGTGAAACTGTAACACCAAAAAGTAATGCACAGCCTGAAATTCATGAAGACGATAACTACTATCAGTTTCCCGATGTTATTGGGTGGGCAAAGCCGTCCGTTGATTATTTAGTAAAGAAAAAAGTTTTATCTGGTTTACCAGACGGTACATTTGGACCTAACCTTGAAATCGATAGAGCTTCTGCCGCAATTATCATGGCAAAAATATTAAACTTACAAATAGATGCTTCAGCTAAGCCCTCATTTAAGGACTCCCAAGACCATTGGGCTACTCCTTATATTGCTGCAGTTGAGAAAGCTGGAATTATTAAAGGAGTAGGTAATGGGAATTTCAATCCTTCTGGAAAACTAACGAGAGCTGCTATGGCTTCTATGCTTGCTCATTCATATAACTTAGACAAAAAATCTACTGAACTATTACCTACTGTATTTCAAGATTTAAAAGGACACTGGAGTGAAAAGTCGGCCAATCTTCTTGTTGCTCTTCGTATTTCAGCGGGTTATGGTGGTAGTCATTGGTATCCAGATAACACTATTACCCGTGCAGAAGCTGCAAGTTTAGTTGCTCGCACAGACCAATCGAAAGATAAAGAAATTAAATTAAAGCAAGTTACTATGAAACAAAATTATTTTATTTATCCTGAATCCTCTCTTCATTCAAGTATACTTGCTGAATATGCACCACAAACCGTTACTGTATTCGATGAATTTGAAAACGGATGGATTAAAATCGCTACGGATCATGGGTTGAAGTGGACACCATTACAAGAAAAACAAGTATATATTGATATAAATTTTGTTACCTTTGATAGACCGTCAAGAACAGGATACGTGGTTGGTAAGTATCCCCCTCAAACTGTAACTGTCGTTGAAGAAAATAGCATCTGGTTAAAAATTCGTACTAGCGAAGGTCTTCAATGGATGAATCCATATTTAAAAGAGGGTGAAGGAAAAGAACTAACATACATACCAAGAACATTTTTTGCTTACGATAGCCCTAATTTTTCTTCTAAAGTATCTGGAAAGTATGCTCCACAAGGTGGTATAGAAGAATTAGCTAAGACAGATGACGGATGGGTACAAATTCGTACAGATAAAGGACCAAAATGGGTAAATATGTCTTATCTCTTACGTCCAAAGCTTCTCTTAAATGTTCCTGCTATTAATCAATTGCCGGAACTACAAAAAGGAAGTACAGTTGTTTCACTGCAAATGCTTTTAGAATACTATACAGGACGTTCATTACATAAAGTAGACTTTGCTAATCAAATGCCATTTGATACAACGCGACGCAAGACTGATGGAAACGGAAAAGTTACAGTTTGGGGTGATCCAGACATCGGATTCGTTGGTGACGTAAGTGGAAAGAGCTATGGTTACTCTATTAACCCAGCACCATTGAAACAATTACTTGATAAACATGCAAGAGGTACAGATTTAACAGGACAGGATTTCTCTGTATTAGAAAGCTATGTACGTAATGGCAAACCAGTTGTAGCGTGGGTAGGGAACAAAATAACTGCTCCGCAACTAGAACATACTTGGCAAACACCTCAAGGAAAAACCGTGAATGGATACAGAAATGCACATACGATTATCATAACTGGTGTAGATGATCGTAACATTTACTATAATGACCCATTAGACGGTAAAAAAGACCAACCAATGGTAAAATCCCGATTTGAGCACAGTTATAATCAAATGGGTAAAAAAGCTTTAAGTATCGATTAA
- a CDS encoding nucleoside recognition domain-containing protein encodes MSEIELKRNVIKTGREKGIILRFILASLVGVFMFFVPVTINGASSIMIDHIVSWIRTSVPSVVPYYALLVMIIGAIYPFYTKKWNASIVDICFSILKVVGVVFGVLYCLKVGPAWFFAPDVGPFLYEKLVISVSLLVPIGSAFLALLVGYGLLEFIGTFCRPIMRPLWKTPGRSAIDAVASFVGSYSLALLITNRVYKEGKYTTKEAAIIATGFSTVSATFMIIIAKTLDIMHLWNVYFWTTLVVTFIVTAITVRIPPLSRKPDTYITKEGFPEPVYKEKMLERAWEDALEVSKSAPGIMKNIAVNLKDGFIMTMGILPSIMSVGLIGIVLAKFTPIFDWISYIFYPFTWALQLPEAELAAKAASVGIAEMFLPSLLVVSAPLVTKFVIAVVSVSSILFFSASIPCILSTDIPLKVSELIILYVQRTILTLLIITPIAYILL; translated from the coding sequence TTGAGTGAAATTGAATTAAAAAGGAATGTAATTAAGACAGGGCGAGAGAAGGGGATTATTCTTCGGTTTATACTCGCTAGTTTAGTTGGGGTGTTTATGTTTTTCGTACCAGTTACGATAAACGGTGCTTCGTCTATTATGATTGATCATATTGTATCGTGGATCCGGACTTCAGTTCCTTCTGTAGTACCATATTACGCACTACTTGTAATGATAATTGGTGCGATTTATCCATTTTATACGAAAAAATGGAATGCATCTATTGTAGATATTTGTTTTTCTATTTTAAAAGTAGTAGGTGTTGTTTTTGGCGTATTATATTGTTTGAAAGTAGGACCAGCTTGGTTCTTTGCGCCAGATGTTGGACCGTTTTTGTATGAGAAGTTAGTTATATCAGTAAGTTTACTCGTCCCAATTGGCTCGGCATTTTTAGCGTTATTAGTCGGGTACGGATTGCTTGAGTTTATCGGCACGTTTTGTCGTCCGATTATGAGACCGTTATGGAAAACACCTGGGCGATCAGCAATTGATGCGGTTGCTTCATTTGTAGGAAGCTATTCGTTAGCCTTATTAATTACTAACCGTGTTTATAAAGAAGGAAAGTATACGACGAAAGAAGCAGCAATCATCGCAACAGGCTTTTCAACGGTATCCGCAACATTTATGATTATCATCGCAAAAACACTAGACATTATGCATTTATGGAATGTTTATTTTTGGACTACGCTGGTTGTAACATTCATCGTGACCGCTATCACCGTAAGAATCCCACCACTTAGTAGAAAACCAGATACATATATTACGAAAGAAGGGTTCCCAGAGCCAGTTTATAAAGAGAAAATGTTAGAACGAGCTTGGGAAGATGCATTAGAAGTATCAAAATCAGCACCGGGTATTATGAAAAATATCGCAGTGAATTTGAAAGATGGATTCATTATGACGATGGGGATTTTACCATCGATTATGTCAGTAGGATTAATTGGTATCGTCTTGGCAAAGTTTACGCCAATATTTGATTGGATTAGTTATATTTTTTATCCATTTACATGGGCTTTACAGCTTCCAGAAGCGGAACTAGCTGCAAAAGCAGCATCAGTTGGTATTGCAGAAATGTTTTTACCTTCTCTTTTAGTTGTAAGTGCACCGCTTGTGACAAAGTTTGTGATTGCGGTTGTTTCGGTATCATCTATATTGTTTTTCTCCGCATCAATCCCTTGTATATTATCGACAGATATTCCGTTAAAAGTATCGGAACTTATTATTCTATATGTGCAAAGAACAATTTTAACGTTGCTTATTATTACGCCGATCGCATACATACTTCTATAA